A part of Ptychodera flava strain L36383 chromosome 11, AS_Pfla_20210202, whole genome shotgun sequence genomic DNA contains:
- the LOC139144332 gene encoding uncharacterized protein: MSMAFRSSTANVSADRDESTRTETLEDQTSSPKLTADQLFQLELKKLEIEEKRALREWEREEKAAQREHERHMAERTETRFVNLPAQRIDSNIKILPLDEKDDIDVYLRTFEQIARTSMWAEDTWVVRLAPSLTGKAREAYIGLSPDDATNYPKLKEAIYKRYELNAEAYRLKFRTLYPMSQETYTEWGTKLRAISNRWLEIEEVKSLDNLKGVLLNEQIYAMLPKDLCLWIKDKKPASVQEVLGLADDYVTNRGGIKLNSKPETSSYKQGLKFSNQNSYLEPKVGERDNCQDNGNFSGKCFNCGKTGHKSVQCPDKTTRAEAKPVLMCKDSNANGKVQLSPYETFGTINGQKVRILRDTGCTPTIVNKKFVTPESYTGNSVPISGIDRIPREYPLARVFLDCEYFSGWICVAVHSKLGRDILLGNEMGSAWDDYFCAQHTRNIQDTNEALIVTPSREKRPDEQAKQKEQDIKSTRVKSIQIIDDQEIKEEVPLNTHKISSTAVTNCQKTAHAHKGDRAPRNILPTIDAHFSRICMDILGPLPGDESGNG; this comes from the coding sequence ATGTCTATGGCCTTCAGAAGTAGTACAGCTAATGTTTCAGCTGACAGGGATGAAAGTACAAGGACAGAAACACTAGAAGACCAAACTAGTAGCCCAAAACTTACAGCTGACCAACTATTTCAATTGGAATTGAAAAAGTTAGAGATAGAAGAAAAGCGGGCTCTGAGGGAATGGGAGAGGGAAGAAAAGGCAGCACAAAGGGAACATGAAAGGCATATGGCAGAACGCACTGAGACTAGGTTTGTCAATTTGCCAGCTCAACGTATAGATagtaatatcaaaatattacctcTCGATGAGAAGGATGATATTGATGTGTATTTACGTACATTTGAACAAATAGCTAGGACGAGTATGTGGGCTGAAGATACTTGGGTGGTTAGATTAGCCCCATCCTTGACTGGGAAAGCCAGGGAGGCATACATTGGGTTATCCCCAGACGATGCTACAAATTATCCAAAACTGAAAGAGGCCATATATAAGCGATATGAATTGAATGCAGAAGCCTATAGGCTTAAATTTAGAACACTGTATCCCATGTCCCAAGAGACATACACAGAATGGGGAACAAAATTAAGGGCCATAAGTAATCGTTGGTTGGAAATAGAAGAAGTTAAAAGCTTAGATAATTTGAAAGGAGTTCTGCTGAATGAACAAATTTATGCTATGCTACCTAAAGATCTGTGCCTCTGGATAAAAGACAAAAAGCCAGCATCAGTTCAGGAAGTTCTTGGCCTTGCTGACGATTATGTTACAAATAGAGGAGGCATCAAACTAAATTCTAAGCCTGAAACCAGTTCTTATAAACAGGGTTTGAAATTCAGCAACCAAAATAGTTATTTGGAACCAAAAGTGGGAGAGAGGGATAATTGCCAGGATAATGGAAATTTCTCTGGTAAGTGTTTTAACTGTGGGAAAACTGGGCATAAATCGGTACAGTGCCCCGATAAAACTACTAGAGCTGAAGCAAAACCTGTCCTAATGTGTAAAGATTCTAATGCCAATGGTAAGGTCCAGCTTAGCCCGTACGAAACATTTGGTACAATAAATGGACAGAAAGTTCGAATCTTACGTGATACCGGCTGCACCCCGACAATTGTTAATAAAAAATTTGTAACCCCTGAATCTTATACAGGTAACTCAGTTCCAATCAGTGGAATTGATCGTATTCCCAGGGAATATCCATTAGCTAGAGTTTTCTTGGACTGTGAATACTTTTCAGGTTGGATATGTGTAGCTGTTCACTCAAAGTTAGGGAGGGATATTTTGTTGGGCAACGAGATGGGTAGTGCATGGGATGACTATTTCTGCGCTCAACATACAAGAAACATACAGGATACAAATGAAGCTTTAATAGTTACACCTAGCAGGGAAAAGAGGCCAGATGAACAAGCTAAACAGAAAGAACAAGATATAAAAAGCACCAGAGTCAAGAGTATACAAATTATAGATGATCAGGAGATAAAAGAGGAAGTTCCTTTGAATACACATAAAATAAGCTCAACAGCTGTCACTAACTGTCAGAAGACAGCACATGCTCACAAAGGAGATAGAGCCCCACGTAATATACTCCCAACTATCGATGCCCACTTCAGTAGAATATGCATGGATATTTTAGGTCCCCTTCCCGGAGACGAGTCAGGGAATGGCTAG